A genomic stretch from Helianthus annuus cultivar XRQ/B chromosome 1, HanXRQr2.0-SUNRISE, whole genome shotgun sequence includes:
- the LOC110938815 gene encoding uncharacterized protein LOC110938815 — translation MGDESNPHKPRYDITMSRRTRRARTLFGEKVSALKVEDKQVVEENEEEKRKMKFIEVFGGKDDEEECKTSLGGHFTEEDKQRQLVVKHEKGHDGASLKKIVSRCAKMWGHMIKIKGGSRKKRVLQLTM, via the coding sequence ATGGGAGACGAATCTAATCCACACAAGCCCCGTTATGACATCACCATGTCAAGAAGAACTCGAAGAGCGCGGACACTCTTTGGAGAGAAAGTAAGTGCTTTGAAAGTCGAAGACAAACAAGTTGTGGAAGAGAATGaagaagagaagagaaagatGAAGTTCATTGAGGTTTTCGGCGGAaaggatgatgaggaagaatgcAAAACATCTCTTGGAGGACATTTCACGGAGGAAGACAAGCAACGTCAATTGGTGGTCAAACATGAAAAGGGACACGACGGGGCGAGTCTTAAGAAAATCGTTAGCCGTTGTGCCAAGATGTGGGGTCATATGATTAAGATCAAAGGTGGTTCTCGGAAAAAGCGTGTTCTTCAGCTTACCATGTGA
- the LOC110874032 gene encoding serine/threonine-protein phosphatase PP2A-2 catalytic subunit translates to MSVELASDTHGNLDEQISQLMQCKPLIEPEVRTLCDKAKEILIDESNVQPVKSPVTICGDIHGQFHDLAELFRIGGKCPDTNYLFMGDYVDRGYYSVETVTLLVALKVRYPQRITILRGNHESRQITQVYGFYDECLRKYGNANVWKTFTDLFDYFPLTALVESEIFCLHGGLSPSIETLDNIRNFDRVQEVPHEGPMCDLLWSDPDDRCGWGISPRGAGYTFGQDISEQFNHTNSLKLIARAHQLVMEGFNWGHEKKVVTIFSAPNYCYRCGNMASILEVDDCKGHTFIQFEPAPRRGEPDVTRRTPDYFL, encoded by the exons atGAGTGTAGAGCTTGCATCGGACACCCATGGGAATCTGGACGAGCAAATATCACAGCTCATGCAGTGCAAACCCTTAATCGAACCCGAG GTTAGGACATTATGTGACAAGGCAAAGGAGATATTAATAGATGAAAGCAATGTTCAG CCAGTAAAAAGCCCGGTGACTATTTGTGGTGACATTCATGGGCAATTCCATGATCTTGCTGAACTTTTCCGTATTGGAGGAAAG TGCCCGGATACAAACTACTTGTTTATGGGGGATTACGTGGATCGAGGGTATTATTCTGTTGAAACTGTCACA CTCTTGGTGGCTCTGAAAGTACGATATCCTCAACGAATTACTATTTTAAGAGGGAATCATGAGAGCCGGCAG ATTACTCAAGTATATGGGTTTTACGATGAATGCCTTCGGAA GTATGGCAATGCAAATGTTTGGAAGACATTTACAGATCTATTTGATTATTTCCCTTTGACCGCATTG GTTGAATCAGAAATATTTTGCCTCCATGGTGGGCTGTCACCTTCTATTGAAACCCTAGATAACATTAGAAATTTTGATCGCGTTCAAGAGGTCCCACACGAGGGGCCCATGTGTGATCTTTTATGGTCTGACCCAGATGACCGTTGTGGTTGGGGTATCTCCCCCCGTGGTGCTGGTTACACGTTTGGTCAA GATATATCAGAGCAATTTAACCATACCAACAGCCTAAAGCTTATTGCTCGAGCTCATCAACTGGTCATGGAAGGATTTAACTGGGGACAT GAAAAAAAGGTGGTCACCATCTTTAGCGCACCTAATTACTGTTACAGGTGTGGGAATATGGCTTCTATCTTGGAGGTCGATGATTGCAAGGGACACACATTTATCCAG TTTGAACCTGCTCCCAGGAGAGGTGAACCTGATGTAACTAGAAGAACGCCTGATTATTTTCTGTAA